The Neoarius graeffei isolate fNeoGra1 chromosome 7, fNeoGra1.pri, whole genome shotgun sequence genome includes a region encoding these proteins:
- the arg2 gene encoding LOW QUALITY PROTEIN: arginase-2, mitochondrial (The sequence of the model RefSeq protein was modified relative to this genomic sequence to represent the inferred CDS: inserted 1 base in 1 codon): protein MAVRGPLARVFRSALSSCCPQSRAHLSVAVIGAPFSKGQKRRGVELGPKAIRDAGLVERLTSLENAVHDFGDLSFEHLKEDDRFMNIPFPRTVGQANQILSDAMSRAVGAGHTAVMLGGDHSLAIGSVSGHAQQRPDLCLIWVDAHADINTPMTSPSGNLHGQPVAFLLKELQDKMPVVPGFSWMKPILSARDLVYIGLRDVDPGEHVILKNLGIQCFTMRDIDRMGMQRVMEVTLDHLLARKQRPIHLSFDIDAFDPTLAPATGTPVNGGLTYREGMYITEEIHNTGLLSAMDLVEVNPALGASSEAVEATAGLAVDVIASSLGQTRELQXHRTTRPVEPRRLGLGTETQICLAFQSLNLDTYELKKIKH from the exons ATGGCAGTGAGAGGGCCGCTGGCGCGCGTGTTCCGGTCGGCGCTGAGCTCGTGCTGCCCGCAGAGCCGCGCTCATCTGTCCGTGGCCGTTATCGGAGCGCCTTTCTCCAAAGGGCAG AAAAGGAGAGGAGTGGAGCTCGGACCCAAAGCCATCAGAGATGCGGGACTGGTGGAGAGACTGACCAGCTTGG aaaaTGCCGTGCATGATTTCGGAGACCTGAGTTTTGAACACCTGAAAGAGGACGACCGATTCATGAACATTCCCTTCCCACGAACGGTGGGACAAGCCAATCAGATTTTGTCGGATGCCATGAGCAGAGCAGTGGGGGCGGGGCATACAGCTGTCATGCTGGGAGGCGATCACAG CTTGGCCATTGGCTCAGTTTCAGGCCACGCCCAGCAACGTCCAGATCTTTGTTTGATTTGGGTCGATGCCCATGCAGACATCAACACTCCCATGACCTCACCATCTGGAAACCTCCATGGCCAGCCAGTCGCGTTCTTGCTCAAAGAGCTGCAAGACAAG ATGCCAGTGGTTCCTGGTTTCTCCTGGATGAAACCAATTCTCTCAGCTCGAGACCTGGTGTACATCGGCCTGAGAGACGTGGACCCGGGCGAGCA TGTTATTCTGAAGAACCTGGGCATCCAGTGCTTCACCATGCGGGACATCGACAGAATGGGGATGCAGAGGGTTATGGAAGTTACACTCGATCATCTGCTGGCAAG GAAGCagcgccccatccacctgagctTTGACATTGATGCGTTCGACCCCACTCTGGCTCCGGCTACAGGAACTCCAGTGAATGGAGGACTGACCTACAGAGAGGGAATGTACATCACAGAGGAGATCCAtaacacag GTTTGCTGTCTGCGATGGACCTGGTGGAGGTGAATCCGGCGCTGGGTGCGAGCTCCGAGGCCGTGGAGGCCACCGCCGGTCTTGCCGTGGACGTCATCGCTTCGTCTCTGGGTCAGACGCGTGAGCTCC GACACCGAACAACTCGGCCTGTAGAGCCACGACGACTCGGACTCGGAACTGAAACGCAAATCTGCTTGGCATTCCAAAGTTTAAACCTAGACACGTATGAACTAAAGAAAATTAAACACTGA
- the vti1b gene encoding vesicle transport through interaction with t-SNAREs homolog 1B — translation MSSEEFEKLHDMYKALYDELKLISDRVICSQGEEKKKQVRVFDERHGEAQELLQEMEQELLSAPSSFRSAMSSKVRLYHRDLGKLQRQVHTTDTGFGFSVRMGDAGHGIYAAQNERSTEQQAQRALLIQGSESLNNATQSITRSHHIAVESEQIGTDIIEELGQQREQLDRTRDRLVHTGENLSRSRKILRTMSRRLITNKLLLGIIIVMELAILGGVVYLKFFRH, via the exons GAAGTTGATCTCTGACCGAGTGATTTGCTCCCAAGGCG aggagaagaagaagcaggtgcgAGTGTTTGATGAGCGTCATGGAGAGGCACAGGAGCTG CTGCAGGAGATGGAGCAGGAGCTTCTCAGTGCCCCGTCCTCCTTCAGGAGCGCCATGTCCTCCAAAGTACGGCTGTACCACAGAGACCTGGGGAAGCTGCAGCGCCAAGTGCACACCACAGACACCGGATTCGGCTTCTCCGTGCGGATGGGAGATGCGGGGCACGGCATCTACGCCGCTCAGAACGAACGCAGC ACGGAGCAGCAGGCTCAGCGAGCGTTACTGATCCAGGGCTCGGAGTCGCTGAACAACGCCACACAGAGCATCACACGCAGCCACCACATCGCCGTGGAAAGCGAGCAGATCGGTACAGATATCATCGAGGAGCTCGGACAGCAGAGAGAGCAGCTCGACCGCACCCGAGACAGG CTGGTTCACACTGGAGAGAATCTGAGCCGCAGCAGGAAGATTTTACGCACCATGTCTCGCAG ATTGAttaccaacaagctgttgctgggGATCATCATCGTCATGGAGTTGGCCATACTGGGAGGTGTGGTCTACCTCAAGTTCTTCCGGCACTGA